TTTCTGGTAAACCCTACCTTGATCGCATCCTCCAACACTAAGGGCAACAATACAGCCGAAGGCTCAGAGCATATGATGGGGCCCTTAAACCCAGCCGCGAGTAAGTAGGGTATACGCCCAACATGGTCAATATGCACATGGGTTACGATGAGTGCTTTGATATGATCTATAGGGAAATCAATTTCAAGGTGACTTTCACTGGCACCGCTACCTGAGGTTTCTGCGCCTTGAAACAAGCCGCAATCGATTAAAACACCAAACTTTTCGCTAATTTTAAGTTCATGACAGGAGCCGGTGACACCATTCACCGCTCCATGGTGAAGTATTCTCATAACATTCCTAACAATTCATAAAATGTGTAGATTCACATAATAGCACCCGCTAAGCCATATATCTTACTCAAAGACAATGTACGAAATATCTCACAACAAGAATGGACAATTTCCTACAGAATTGCACTTTATCTTAAGTATAATACCGCCCCGCATGGATGCAAAACTCTCCGAAAGGATACGAAACATGGAAGATAAACACTGAAAGGATTCGGTGTCGCGTTAAGCCAAGGATGGAGCATAAGGAGTGTGCGCCGACTTAACGCTCTTTTTCTTCAGGTTATCCCCTCTCAGACTTGCCTCCTCAACACACGCCCAGGCATTGAAAAACGCTATTGCCCGGCTTTCTTATTAATCGCTTAAAATGGAATTTAAAATGCGAATCAAAAAACTACTATCACTTTTAACATTAGTCGTAACTTTCAGCGCTGCTTTTCTACCAGCTCAAAGCGCCCTTGCTGCAACAGATAAAGAATCACAAGCTATTTCTGTTGTCACAGGAAAAATCAACATTAATAGTGCGGACGCACAAACACTAGCATCTTCGATCAAAGGCATTGGCCTCAAGAAAGCACAAGCTATTGTGGATTACCGAGACGCTAACGGCCCATTCATCAACATTCAAGACTTAGCAAGCGTCTCAGGCATTGGTCAAAAAACAGTGGCCAAGAACGCAGACCTCTTAACTGTTAAATAAAGCTAACCCCTTATCGCTCGGCACTATCTGATTTTTACAACGGCGTTTTATGAAACGCAGCCATTAGTCGCGCCAAATTGCAGCCGCTATAACCTCAGTAACAGCTGCCGAGCCATTTCAACCAGTCTACACAGTGCCATCATTACAACTCAAACTCATCACTCGGGTCTGGCACATCTACCGTCCAACCAAACTTCTCCTCTAGTTTTAAGCGCATATTATCTGAGGCTGCAGGCTCACCATGGGTAACAAATACTCGCTTTGGGGCAATTTCAGATTGATCGAGCCAGCCGATTATCTCATTATAGTCGCCGTGGGCAGACAAACTATCTAAATTACACACCTCTGCTCGTACGGGGTGATAAGCACCATGTATTTTCACTTGCTGAGCACCGTTGACCATAGCATCACCCCGCGTTCCAGGGGCCTGAAAACCGACAAACACCACAGAATTTCTATGATTCGGAAGTAAGGTTTTAAGGTGGTGCAACACTCTTCCACCACTTGCCATTCCGCTAGCTGAAATAATAATAGAGGGGTACTTTCGCTTATTCAGCTCGATAGACTCCTCTGGTGTTCTGACAAAATGAGTACCTTTATCAATTTTGCTGCACTCCTCCTTGGTTAATCGATGCTCCTTATGGTGGCGGCAATAGGTTTCTGTTGCTGATATAGCCATTGGGCTATTTAAAAACACCGGCACATCAGGGATTTCGTTTCGCTCTTTTAGCAATTGAATGATATACAGAATCGTCTGCGCGCGCCCCACCGCAAAAGAAGGAAAGAGGACAATGCCTCCCCGCTCCATGGTCTTATTGATGACTTCCTTAAAAAATTCAAACGGATCTGTTTCATCATGAGTTCGGTTACCATAGGTTGACTCTACAACCAGGTAGTCCGTCGATTGCAGGGGCTCGGGGGAGCGCATGACTAAATCTTCACTCCTACCAACATCACCACTAAAAGTAATCGTCTTTCCACCTGCCGTTATTTGAACAGCCGATGAACCTAAAATATGCCCTACTGGGGTAAACGTCGCCTGAATATGATGCGCTACCTCGATAGTTTTATGATAGTGAACAGGTTTAAATAACTTTAACGATTCAATAGCATCTTTTTCTGTATACAAGGGCATTGCTGGGTTATGTCGAGAGAACTTTTTCTTATTGGCATAACGAGCATCCTCTTCTTGTAGAAAGCCAGAGTCAGGCAACAAGATCTTACACAGGTCGTAAGTTCCCTGTGTGCAATAGACCGGCCCTTTAAATCCCTTTTTTCTGAGAGCAGGCACATAACCACTATGGTCTATGTGAGCATGAGTTAATACTACAGCATTAATTGTTTTTGGATCGACAGGAAATGGCTTCCAGTTTCGGAGGCGAAGTTTTTTCACTCCTTGATATAAGCCACAGTCAACCAGTATTCGCTGATTATTATGGGTAATTAGATACTTAGAACCCGTTACAGTACCAGCGCCACCTAGAAATTTAATCTTCATGCATACTCCTATACGTCCTTGCTAGCATTACCTAAATATTAGTATAAAGCGGCTGTTCTGGTAATCACTTATGTTGACTTGACGCAAGACAGTGTCGATTAATTGGCATAGTATTAATGAGTAATCGGTGAGAGGTTCCGC
This genomic window from Alkalimarinus sediminis contains:
- a CDS encoding ComEA family DNA-binding protein, yielding MRIKKLLSLLTLVVTFSAAFLPAQSALAATDKESQAISVVTGKININSADAQTLASSIKGIGLKKAQAIVDYRDANGPFINIQDLASVSGIGQKTVAKNADLLTVK
- a CDS encoding MBL fold metallo-hydrolase RNA specificity domain-containing protein; its protein translation is MKIKFLGGAGTVTGSKYLITHNNQRILVDCGLYQGVKKLRLRNWKPFPVDPKTINAVVLTHAHIDHSGYVPALRKKGFKGPVYCTQGTYDLCKILLPDSGFLQEEDARYANKKKFSRHNPAMPLYTEKDAIESLKLFKPVHYHKTIEVAHHIQATFTPVGHILGSSAVQITAGGKTITFSGDVGRSEDLVMRSPEPLQSTDYLVVESTYGNRTHDETDPFEFFKEVINKTMERGGIVLFPSFAVGRAQTILYIIQLLKERNEIPDVPVFLNSPMAISATETYCRHHKEHRLTKEECSKIDKGTHFVRTPEESIELNKRKYPSIIISASGMASGGRVLHHLKTLLPNHRNSVVFVGFQAPGTRGDAMVNGAQQVKIHGAYHPVRAEVCNLDSLSAHGDYNEIIGWLDQSEIAPKRVFVTHGEPAASDNMRLKLEEKFGWTVDVPDPSDEFEL